A single window of Malus sylvestris chromosome 5, drMalSylv7.2, whole genome shotgun sequence DNA harbors:
- the LOC126623209 gene encoding auxin-responsive protein SAUR20-like — MGFHRPSVTHAKKVLWRSFSNSSRGGSYNLVDVPKGFLAVYVGENERQRFVIPVSYLNQPSFQDLLSEAEQEFGFDHPMGGLTFPCRQDTFIDIISRF, encoded by the coding sequence ATGGGTTTCCATCGTCCAAGTGTAACTCATGCAAAGAAAGTTCTTTGGCGGTCTTTTTCAAATTCAAGTCGCGGAGGTTCATATAACTTAGTAGATGTCCCAAAAGGTTTTTTAGCTGTTTACGTTGGGGAGAACGAGAGACAGCGGTTTGTCATTCCTGTATCATATCTCAATCAACCTTCATTCCAAGACTTGCTAAGTGAGGCTGAACAAGAATTTGGATTTGATCATCCAATGGGTGGTCTAACATTTCCCTGCAGACAAGATACCTTCATTGATATTATTTCTCGGTTTTGA
- the LOC126623205 gene encoding auxin-induced protein 15A-like yields MGFRLPSVIPAKKLLRRSFSNSSQQVSYNLADVPKGYFPVYVGKSEKQRFVVPISILNQPSFQDLLSEAEEEFGYDHPMGGVTIPCRQDTFLDLISRLSAL; encoded by the coding sequence ATGGGGTTCCGTCTTCCATCTGTAATTCCTGCTAAGAAACTTCTTCGACGGTCTTTTTCAAATTCAAGTCAACAAGTTTCGTATAATTTAGCAGACGTCCCAAAAGGTTATTTTCCAGTTTATGTTGGCAAGAGTGAGAAGCAGCGGTTTGTTGTTCCTATATCCATCCTCAACCAGCCTTCATTTCAAGACTTGCTAAGTGAGGCTGAAGAAGAATTCGGATATGATCACCCAATGGGCGGTGTAACGATTCCCTGCAGACAAGATACATTCCTTGATCTCATTTCCCGCTTGAGTGCTTTGTGA
- the LOC126623206 gene encoding auxin-induced protein 15A-like, with amino-acid sequence MGFRLPAVIPARKLLRRSFSNTTRGASTNLAHVPKGYFAVYVGESERQRFVIPVSFLNEPSFQKLLSEAEEEFGFDHPMGGLTIPCRQDAFLHLTSHLNAS; translated from the coding sequence ATGGGTTTCCGTCTTCCGGCTGTAATTCCTGCTAGGAAACTTCTTCGACGTTCTTTTTCAAATACAACCAGAGGAGCTTCAACTAATTTAGCACACGTCCCAAAAGGTTATTTTGCGGTTTATGTTGGCGAGAGCGAAAGGCAGAGATTTGTAATTCCAGTATCTTTCCTTAATGAGCCTTCATTTCAAAAGTTGCTAAGTGAGGCTGAAGAAGAATTCGGGTTTGATCATCCAATGGGTGGTCTAACAATTCCCTGCAGACAAGATGCCTTCCTTCATCTCACTTCTCACTTGAATGCATCGTGA